In Ochrobactrum vermis, the following proteins share a genomic window:
- a CDS encoding glycosyltransferase, giving the protein MADDTNASPLRIVHCFREPTGGLFRHVRDLVGLQAETGHAVGIVCDATTGGPREDALLEELRPKLALGLHRIAMQRHIGLGDAAAAFKAYRIIKKLRPDILHGHGAKGGVYARLFGSVLRVFKSRVARIYSPHGGSLHFDRKTRRGGVVFLVERMLAPMTDAVMFVSNFEKRIYEEKVGRPYGLHAVVYNGLAEEEFIPVANAPDASDFLFVGTMRELKGPDLLIRALARLRDQSQRNFTATMVGDGAEKPGFIALADELGVSGQIRFLPGMAAREAFTLGQVMVVPSRAEAFPYIVLEALAAGKPVIASNVGGIPEIFGPRSPALVEPEDEALANKMLSVAADLAAFHPAMPDVIRLHERFGLQSMAHSIETIYYEAHPDRAVPEE; this is encoded by the coding sequence ATGGCTGATGACACCAATGCCTCTCCACTGCGTATCGTCCACTGTTTCCGCGAACCGACCGGTGGGCTCTTCCGCCACGTTCGCGATCTCGTGGGCCTGCAAGCGGAAACAGGTCATGCAGTCGGCATCGTCTGCGATGCAACGACCGGTGGCCCGCGTGAAGACGCGCTTCTGGAAGAATTACGGCCAAAGCTCGCGCTCGGCCTTCATCGCATTGCCATGCAGCGCCACATCGGACTGGGCGACGCAGCGGCAGCATTCAAAGCATATCGCATCATCAAGAAATTGCGGCCGGACATATTGCACGGACATGGCGCCAAAGGCGGCGTCTATGCGCGATTGTTCGGCTCAGTCTTACGGGTATTTAAGTCTCGCGTAGCCCGTATCTATTCACCGCATGGCGGTAGCCTGCATTTCGACCGGAAGACACGCCGCGGTGGTGTCGTCTTTCTGGTCGAGAGAATGCTGGCCCCCATGACCGACGCGGTGATGTTCGTTTCCAACTTCGAAAAGCGTATCTATGAAGAAAAGGTAGGACGGCCCTATGGCCTCCATGCCGTCGTTTATAACGGCCTTGCGGAAGAAGAATTTATACCTGTCGCCAACGCGCCCGACGCCAGCGACTTTCTCTTTGTCGGCACCATGCGCGAGTTAAAGGGACCGGACCTGCTGATCCGCGCCCTCGCCCGCCTGCGTGACCAGAGCCAGCGCAATTTCACTGCAACCATGGTGGGAGACGGCGCGGAAAAGCCCGGTTTTATTGCCCTTGCCGACGAGCTTGGAGTTTCTGGACAAATCAGATTCCTGCCCGGAATGGCGGCGCGAGAAGCCTTCACCCTAGGGCAAGTGATGGTGGTTCCATCGCGCGCCGAAGCATTCCCCTATATCGTTCTGGAGGCGCTCGCCGCCGGAAAGCCGGTCATCGCCAGCAATGTCGGCGGCATTCCTGAAATATTCGGGCCTCGTTCCCCGGCGCTGGTAGAGCCAGAGGACGAGGCGCTTGCAAACAAGATGCTGAGCGTTGCCGCTGATCTAGCGGCGTTTCACCCCGCGATGCCCGATGTGATCCGGCTGCATGAGCGTTTCGGCCTCCAATCCATGGCGCACTCGATCGAGACGATCTATTACGAGGCGCATCCGGACCGGGCAGTACCGGAAGAATGA
- a CDS encoding polysaccharide biosynthesis/export family protein, translating to MTAKTIHNKRKGHALLVALGLAAMTLSACSSYRPAPPAFHEALNQPYMLDAGDRVRITVFEQPSLTNTYSVDQAGYIAFPLVGSIPARGKTSKQLEGLIASKLRGGYLRDPDVSAEIDRYRPIFVMGEVGAAGQYSYVPGMTAQKAIAAAGGFSPRANQENIDITRQFNGKVLTGRVLISDPILPGDTIYVRERLF from the coding sequence ATGACGGCGAAGACAATTCACAACAAGCGCAAAGGCCACGCTCTGCTCGTGGCACTCGGCCTTGCCGCCATGACGCTTTCCGCCTGCTCCAGCTATCGGCCTGCCCCGCCCGCTTTCCATGAGGCGCTGAACCAGCCTTACATGCTGGATGCAGGCGACCGCGTGCGCATCACGGTTTTCGAGCAACCGAGCCTCACCAACACATATAGCGTCGATCAGGCCGGCTATATCGCCTTCCCGCTTGTCGGCAGCATTCCGGCGCGTGGCAAGACATCCAAGCAGCTAGAGGGCCTCATTGCATCCAAGCTGCGGGGCGGCTATCTGCGCGATCCTGACGTCAGTGCTGAAATCGACCGCTACCGCCCGATCTTCGTGATGGGTGAAGTGGGTGCCGCTGGCCAGTATTCCTATGTTCCGGGCATGACCGCGCAGAAGGCAATCGCCGCTGCGGGCGGTTTCAGCCCGCGCGCCAATCAGGAGAATATCGACATCACACGCCAGTTCAATGGCAAGGTTCTGACTGGCCGCGTGCTGATTTCCGATCCTATCCTGCCGGGCGACACGATCTATGTGCGCGAACGTCTGTTCTGA
- a CDS encoding GumC family protein, producing the protein MAEVDPLSRDADIDIGALFASLRRHWLFIVAGALLMAAFAWTVCLLLTPDYRAEARIMIEARESIYTRPNGETAAERPVFDAEGVKSQVEVFSSGDLLKKVSDELKLTGNEAFTTTEVKPWTRVLIMLGMRTDPAKLSPEERVLLKLRKNMQAFAVTASRVIVVQYTSANPETAKNVANALASQYILFQQAAKLESNDDATGWLAPEIDDLRNRVRDAEKKVADYRASRGLLTGQSNSTIATQQLSEVSTELTRVRTSRASAEAKAESIRKALASGASIDTLPDVIASGMMQRLAERRIQLNAQIADLSTTLLEGHPRIKALRSQLADLDQQIRIEGRKLVASLDNEVSAAKLREDELNRELNRVKAQAAQAGDQEVELRALEREATAQRQLLETYLTRYREAASRTDRNYVPVDARVFSSAEAPAVPYYPMILPIVGSTFAAGLLLLSIFVLLRELFSGRAFVTADGQRVAAVEEIEMPVIAAAAEAAAVPPSRSERIDAVSEETIVAPRRSWTMPFAAKSPVFETRKSVEEFPVIKQGEIKQRETRQRNPNGVEAVADLLAGGKLKRIVVVSPEGDKASAGTVRLLREFADRGKRAILVDMTAQGTVGLAMLDGTHLPGITELLTGERRFNEVIHSDRFSQAHVVPLGEADPEFAMRSADRLPLILDALETVYDFVVVECGPSSSEQIRRIADGPASVVMSIVDPDDKGVALAALDLDQGGYEDVVILMDETA; encoded by the coding sequence ATGGCAGAAGTCGATCCGTTATCAAGGGACGCAGATATTGATATCGGCGCGCTGTTCGCAAGCCTGCGCCGTCACTGGCTGTTCATTGTCGCTGGCGCGCTTCTCATGGCTGCGTTCGCATGGACTGTCTGCCTTCTTCTGACACCGGATTATCGCGCTGAAGCCCGCATTATGATCGAGGCTCGCGAATCCATCTATACCCGTCCCAACGGTGAAACTGCTGCGGAGCGGCCGGTATTCGATGCCGAAGGCGTGAAGAGCCAGGTCGAGGTGTTCTCCTCCGGTGATCTTCTCAAGAAAGTTTCCGACGAACTCAAGCTGACGGGCAACGAAGCCTTCACGACGACGGAAGTCAAGCCGTGGACCCGCGTTCTCATCATGCTCGGCATGCGCACCGACCCCGCCAAGCTTTCTCCAGAAGAACGTGTCTTGCTGAAGCTGCGCAAGAACATGCAGGCTTTCGCTGTGACCGCTTCGCGCGTCATCGTAGTGCAGTACACGTCGGCAAATCCCGAGACGGCAAAAAACGTCGCCAATGCGCTTGCCAGTCAGTACATCCTATTTCAGCAGGCTGCGAAGCTGGAGTCGAACGATGATGCCACCGGCTGGCTTGCCCCTGAAATAGACGATCTGCGCAATCGCGTTCGCGATGCGGAAAAGAAGGTTGCGGATTATCGTGCTTCGCGCGGGCTTCTGACCGGGCAGAGCAACAGCACCATTGCGACACAGCAGCTCTCGGAAGTCTCCACCGAACTTACGCGGGTCCGCACCAGCCGCGCTTCGGCAGAAGCCAAAGCGGAAAGCATTCGTAAAGCGCTCGCCTCGGGTGCCTCCATCGACACGCTGCCGGATGTTATCGCTTCCGGTATGATGCAGCGCCTTGCTGAAAGGCGTATTCAGCTCAATGCCCAGATTGCTGATCTTTCCACGACGCTTCTGGAAGGCCATCCGCGTATCAAGGCGCTGCGCTCGCAGCTTGCCGACCTCGACCAGCAGATCAGGATCGAAGGCCGCAAGCTCGTTGCAAGTCTCGATAATGAAGTCTCCGCAGCAAAGCTTCGCGAGGACGAACTCAATCGCGAGCTTAACCGCGTGAAGGCACAGGCGGCGCAGGCGGGCGATCAGGAAGTGGAGCTGCGTGCATTGGAGCGTGAGGCGACGGCACAGCGCCAGCTTCTGGAAACCTATCTGACACGCTATCGTGAAGCCGCCTCGCGAACCGACCGCAATTATGTGCCGGTCGATGCCCGGGTTTTTTCTTCTGCTGAAGCACCTGCAGTGCCCTATTATCCGATGATACTGCCGATTGTCGGTTCGACCTTCGCGGCTGGCCTGCTGTTGCTGTCGATTTTCGTTCTCCTGCGTGAATTGTTCAGCGGACGTGCATTTGTGACTGCGGATGGCCAAAGGGTTGCGGCGGTCGAGGAAATCGAAATGCCGGTCATTGCCGCCGCCGCTGAAGCCGCTGCCGTACCGCCATCGAGATCTGAACGTATTGACGCTGTTTCCGAGGAAACAATTGTGGCACCCCGCCGTTCATGGACTATGCCGTTTGCGGCGAAGTCGCCAGTTTTCGAGACAAGGAAATCCGTGGAGGAGTTTCCCGTGATAAAGCAAGGTGAGATCAAGCAGCGCGAAACGAGACAGCGCAATCCCAATGGCGTGGAGGCTGTTGCCGATCTGCTCGCCGGTGGAAAGTTGAAGCGCATTGTGGTCGTCTCTCCCGAGGGCGATAAGGCATCGGCGGGAACGGTGCGTTTGCTACGTGAATTCGCCGACCGCGGCAAACGTGCAATTCTCGTGGATATGACCGCACAGGGAACTGTTGGCCTTGCCATGCTGGACGGCACGCATCTACCCGGTATTACCGAGCTTTTGACCGGCGAGCGCCGCTTCAACGAGGTCATTCACAGTGACCGGTTCTCGCAGGCCCATGTCGTTCCGCTGGGCGAGGCCGACCCTGAATTCGCCATGCGCTCTGCCGATCGCCTGCCTCTCATCCTCGACGCATTGGAAACGGTCTACGATTTTGTCGTGGTGGAATGCGGTCCGTCATCTTCGGAGCAGATTCGACGCATTGCCGATGGGCCCGCCTCTGTCGTGATGAGCATCGTCGATCCGGATGACAAGGGCGTTGCGCTGGCTGCCCTCGACCTCGATCAAGGTGGCTATGAAGACGTCGTCATTTTGATGGATGAAACCGCCTGA
- a CDS encoding GNAT family N-acetyltransferase, translating into MAGKVAARILTNFSEIGELWETGAAIHGAPQSLAWIDNWRAIVNADSFVVGLFDGDGPILLVPLEVISHNGAKIARYPGGSHANCNFPWLMKDRGADIERSAVRLLIDAIRKGRLDIDALSLTRQLAQLQGAVNPLLALGKVPNPNPVLSASLGGGFDAVLDRGNRKRKLKKHRQHSRRYEECGGWRIAGPQNRAESDAILDLYFAMKAQRFRQMGIRDPFGDGNVRNFFKVFFGDGVAKGQDVSELRFLEVGGTIRSIIGKLFSYTGPTVEFAAIAEDELMTASPGEFLFFEDIRRSCDDGRPIYSFGIGDEPYKREWCDIELKIYDTLVPLSAKGKLFTALQSARNAVAGSLKRNPRLWSLAKTLRSRFAKR; encoded by the coding sequence ATGGCGGGCAAAGTTGCAGCGCGCATTCTGACGAATTTCAGCGAGATCGGCGAGCTCTGGGAAACTGGCGCGGCTATTCATGGTGCGCCACAATCGCTCGCATGGATCGATAATTGGCGTGCAATCGTCAATGCTGACAGTTTTGTCGTCGGGCTTTTTGACGGTGATGGTCCAATTCTGCTTGTGCCGTTGGAAGTCATCAGCCACAACGGCGCGAAAATTGCGCGCTATCCCGGCGGAAGCCATGCCAATTGCAATTTCCCCTGGCTGATGAAAGACCGTGGTGCGGACATCGAACGAAGCGCGGTTCGCCTGCTGATCGATGCAATTCGCAAGGGGCGGCTCGATATAGATGCGCTCTCGCTGACACGGCAACTGGCCCAACTGCAAGGCGCAGTCAATCCGCTGCTTGCTCTCGGAAAAGTTCCCAATCCAAATCCGGTTCTTTCCGCCTCGCTCGGTGGCGGTTTCGATGCCGTACTTGATCGCGGCAATCGCAAGCGCAAACTGAAAAAGCATCGCCAGCACAGTCGCCGATACGAAGAATGCGGTGGCTGGAGAATTGCCGGTCCTCAGAACCGTGCGGAATCCGATGCCATTCTCGATCTCTATTTTGCGATGAAGGCCCAGCGTTTCCGGCAGATGGGGATCCGTGATCCTTTCGGCGACGGGAATGTGCGCAATTTCTTCAAAGTCTTCTTCGGCGACGGAGTGGCGAAGGGGCAGGACGTGAGCGAACTGCGCTTTCTCGAAGTTGGCGGAACCATACGTTCGATCATCGGAAAGCTGTTCAGCTATACAGGCCCTACCGTCGAGTTTGCTGCCATCGCAGAAGACGAGCTGATGACGGCAAGTCCGGGTGAGTTTCTCTTCTTCGAGGATATCAGGCGCAGTTGCGACGACGGTCGTCCCATCTACAGCTTCGGTATCGGTGACGAGCCGTACAAGCGCGAGTGGTGCGACATCGAGCTCAAGATCTATGACACGCTGGTGCCGCTGTCCGCCAAGGGCAAGCTTTTCACAGCGCTTCAATCAGCCCGTAATGCGGTTGCCGGAAGTCTCAAGCGTAACCCACGTCTGTGGAGCCTTGCCAAGACGCTGCGCAGCAGGTTCGCAAAAAGGTAG
- a CDS encoding DUF2842 domain-containing protein: MPVRLKKLIGTFLLVSLVIIYAVFATIIAVAHLAESSAWVHLLYFFATGILWVLPAMGIIWWMAQPPRKKQH; the protein is encoded by the coding sequence ATGCCCGTTCGGCTGAAGAAACTGATCGGCACTTTTTTGCTGGTTTCACTCGTCATCATCTATGCGGTGTTCGCTACCATTATCGCCGTAGCGCATCTCGCTGAATCGAGCGCATGGGTGCATCTCCTGTATTTCTTCGCGACCGGCATTCTCTGGGTTCTGCCAGCCATGGGCATCATCTGGTGGATGGCGCAGCCGCCACGCAAGAAACAACACTGA
- a CDS encoding COX15/CtaA family protein, giving the protein MTAATAQRVGQGSRLSKEDRDRRLVRYWLYAVFVVLIAIVMVGGATRMTGSGLSITEWKPIHGVIPPLNHAEWLEEFDKYRQIPQYQQINKGMSLEAFQSIFWWEWAHRLLARFVGFLVAVPLAFFWVTGRLKGGLKYRMLGLLALGGLQGAIGWWMVASGLSVLTSVSQYRLAIHLTTACIIITAVFYIARGLVTYSERPAERSIQRFAGWIVFAVLVQIYLGGLVAGLHAGLTYNTWPLMDGAIIPSDLFIQSPWWRNLFENPKTVQFVHRMFAYTVLVLTVLHSLQVWKDAPGTTHARRTIVLLGLVLVQAVIGIGTLLMSVPLHMGLTHQFVALIVLAFAVAHWRATKGAYAG; this is encoded by the coding sequence ATGACGGCAGCAACGGCGCAGCGTGTAGGGCAGGGTTCCAGGTTATCGAAAGAGGACCGCGACCGCCGCCTTGTACGTTACTGGCTTTATGCGGTGTTTGTCGTGCTGATCGCAATCGTCATGGTCGGCGGGGCCACCCGCATGACCGGGTCGGGTCTGTCGATCACCGAATGGAAGCCCATTCACGGTGTGATTCCGCCACTCAACCACGCCGAATGGCTGGAGGAGTTCGACAAGTACCGCCAGATTCCGCAATATCAGCAGATCAACAAGGGTATGTCTCTTGAGGCGTTTCAGTCGATCTTCTGGTGGGAATGGGCGCATCGCCTGCTGGCACGCTTCGTTGGCTTTCTGGTTGCGGTCCCACTGGCCTTCTTCTGGGTGACAGGGCGACTGAAAGGCGGTCTCAAATACCGTATGCTGGGGCTTCTGGCGCTGGGCGGTCTTCAGGGCGCTATCGGCTGGTGGATGGTCGCTTCCGGTCTCAGTGTACTGACCAGCGTCAGCCAGTACCGTCTGGCAATCCACTTGACGACAGCCTGTATCATCATAACGGCGGTATTCTATATCGCGCGCGGTCTTGTCACTTACAGTGAGCGGCCAGCGGAAAGGTCGATCCAGCGCTTTGCCGGATGGATCGTGTTTGCGGTCCTCGTGCAGATTTATCTGGGCGGTCTCGTGGCCGGACTGCATGCCGGCCTGACCTACAATACCTGGCCGCTGATGGACGGCGCGATCATCCCCTCCGATCTGTTCATCCAGTCGCCATGGTGGCGCAACCTGTTTGAAAACCCGAAAACCGTGCAGTTCGTGCACCGCATGTTCGCTTATACGGTTCTGGTTCTCACCGTTCTCCATTCCCTTCAGGTCTGGAAAGATGCGCCGGGCACGACCCATGCGCGCCGGACCATCGTGTTGCTTGGCCTCGTGCTCGTACAGGCAGTCATCGGCATCGGAACGCTGCTGATGAGCGTGCCACTTCACATGGGGCTGACACACCAGTTCGTTGCGCTGATCGTGCTGGCTTTCGCGGTCGCGCACTGGCGCGCGACAAAGGGCGCCTACGCGGGATAA
- a CDS encoding aminoglycoside phosphotransferase family protein, whose amino-acid sequence MLENKDFKPVFPVEWNIGSSEPLADTHSSLVWKVERSDHPGEVFVVKQLKPAGMEELRGAHYLDWQEGHGAVRLYGLKGTSMLLEYAGGYHLDEHLKRGKDAECLQIFGEVLSALHTPSPAPIPADLQPLDKHFSGLFAVTNESPVYAEGTAVAKRLLATPHKAIPLHGDIHHENIIKGPRGWLAIDPHGLVGDAAFDAANIFYNPLDRDDLCLDLERARRMAEHFAPIIGREPAYILDYAFAYGCLSAAWHREDRNDEDEVRELKIASALRHLRQTVYPA is encoded by the coding sequence ATGCTTGAAAACAAAGATTTTAAGCCGGTATTTCCTGTCGAATGGAATATCGGCTCATCCGAGCCCCTGGCAGATACACATTCAAGTCTTGTCTGGAAGGTTGAACGCAGCGACCATCCAGGCGAGGTTTTTGTCGTCAAGCAGTTGAAACCAGCCGGAATGGAAGAGCTGCGCGGCGCGCATTATCTCGACTGGCAGGAGGGCCATGGCGCGGTACGATTATACGGCCTCAAGGGTACATCGATGCTGCTCGAATATGCGGGCGGCTATCACCTCGATGAGCATCTGAAACGCGGCAAGGATGCCGAATGCTTGCAGATATTCGGCGAAGTCCTAAGCGCGCTGCATACGCCCTCTCCTGCCCCGATACCGGCGGACCTGCAACCGCTGGACAAGCACTTTTCCGGTCTCTTCGCCGTAACAAACGAAAGCCCTGTCTATGCGGAAGGAACAGCGGTCGCGAAGCGCCTGCTGGCAACGCCACACAAGGCTATTCCGCTGCATGGTGACATTCACCACGAAAACATCATCAAGGGACCACGCGGCTGGCTCGCCATCGATCCGCACGGACTGGTCGGCGACGCGGCTTTCGATGCCGCCAATATTTTCTACAATCCGCTCGACCGGGATGATCTCTGCCTCGACCTGGAACGCGCCCGGCGCATGGCCGAGCATTTCGCGCCAATCATCGGGCGCGAACCGGCCTATATTCTGGATTATGCCTTTGCCTATGGCTGTCTCTCAGCCGCATGGCACCGCGAAGACCGCAACGACGAAGACGAGGTGCGGGAGCTGAAGATCGCCTCCGCGCTTAGGCATCTGCGCCAGACTGTTTATCCCGCGTAG
- the argC gene encoding N-acetyl-gamma-glutamyl-phosphate reductase, which yields MNPKIFIDGEHGTTGLQIRTRLAERNDLEVISIPEAERRNKDLRADYLRAADIAILCLPDDASKEAVSLLEGHNSTRIIDTSTAHRVHPDWAYGFAELAKGQRERIAEARLVANPGCYPTGAIALVRPLRDAGLLSADYPVSVNAVSGYTGGGKQMIAQMEDKNHPEHLAANNFLYGLPLKHKHVPELQLHGRLDRRPIFSPSVGRFPQGMIVQVPLFLSELEGTPSLAEIHAALTEHYAGQDIVEVVPLEESTKLARVDAEELAGNDGMKLFVFGTEGDGEVNLVALLDNLGKGASGAAVQNMNLMLGKA from the coding sequence ATGAACCCGAAAATCTTCATCGATGGCGAACACGGCACCACCGGCTTGCAGATCCGCACCCGTCTGGCCGAACGCAACGATCTTGAAGTGATCTCCATTCCGGAAGCCGAGCGGCGCAACAAGGATTTGCGCGCCGACTATCTGCGCGCAGCCGATATTGCGATCCTGTGCCTGCCTGATGATGCTTCCAAAGAAGCGGTTTCGCTGCTCGAAGGTCATAACTCGACCCGCATCATCGATACTTCGACCGCGCATCGCGTGCATCCGGACTGGGCCTATGGTTTCGCCGAGCTGGCCAAGGGCCAGCGTGAACGCATTGCCGAGGCGCGCCTCGTTGCCAATCCGGGTTGTTACCCGACCGGCGCGATTGCGCTTGTTCGTCCGCTGCGCGATGCGGGCCTGCTGTCCGCCGACTATCCGGTCAGCGTCAATGCTGTCTCCGGCTATACAGGCGGAGGCAAGCAGATGATTGCGCAGATGGAAGACAAGAACCACCCGGAGCACCTCGCTGCCAACAATTTCCTCTACGGCCTGCCGCTCAAGCACAAGCACGTGCCGGAACTGCAATTGCATGGCCGTCTGGATCGCCGCCCGATCTTCAGCCCAAGCGTCGGGCGTTTCCCGCAGGGCATGATCGTGCAGGTTCCGCTGTTCCTGAGCGAACTTGAGGGAACGCCGTCACTCGCCGAAATTCATGCCGCACTGACGGAGCATTACGCCGGTCAGGATATTGTCGAGGTCGTGCCGCTTGAAGAAAGCACAAAACTGGCGCGTGTCGATGCGGAAGAGCTTGCTGGCAATGACGGCATGAAGCTTTTTGTCTTCGGCACCGAAGGCGACGGCGAGGTTAATCTGGTGGCGCTGCTCGACAATCTCGGCAAGGGTGCATCGGGTGCAGCCGTCCAGAACATGAACCTCATGCTTGGCAAGGCCTAA
- the speB gene encoding agmatinase gives MPSKTIDHAITARSLTSAATDPTHAGVLSFMRRMYTKSLKGAEAVVWGIPFDAAVSNRPGARFGPQAIRRASAIFDNDPQYPFERDLFENLAVIDYGDCLLDYGNHYKTPATIEREAAKILKSDAFLLTLGGDHFVTWPLLKAHAAKYGPLALVQFDAHQDTWFDDGKRIDHGSFVARAVRDGIIDPDHSIQIGIRTHAPEDCGIKIIYGHEVEDMSAAAIADEILKRTNGSKTYLTFDIDCLDPAFAPGTGTPVAGGPSSAKMLSVLRKLTALDFVGADVVEVAPAYDHADITAIAGATIAMYYLGLLAERQERR, from the coding sequence ATGCCTTCAAAGACCATCGACCACGCGATCACAGCCCGCAGCCTGACCAGTGCAGCAACAGATCCCACCCATGCCGGTGTGCTGTCGTTCATGCGGCGCATGTACACGAAGTCGTTGAAGGGCGCGGAGGCGGTCGTCTGGGGCATTCCGTTCGATGCAGCCGTATCCAACCGGCCCGGCGCACGTTTCGGCCCGCAGGCCATCCGGCGGGCATCGGCGATCTTCGACAATGATCCGCAATATCCATTCGAACGCGATCTTTTCGAGAATCTCGCCGTCATCGACTATGGCGACTGCCTGCTCGACTATGGCAATCACTATAAGACCCCTGCCACTATCGAACGCGAAGCGGCGAAAATCCTGAAATCGGATGCATTCCTGCTGACACTCGGCGGCGATCATTTCGTCACATGGCCGCTGCTCAAGGCACACGCTGCGAAATATGGTCCGCTGGCGCTGGTGCAGTTCGATGCGCATCAGGATACATGGTTCGACGATGGCAAGCGGATCGATCACGGCTCTTTCGTGGCCCGTGCGGTGCGCGACGGCATTATCGATCCTGACCACTCGATCCAGATCGGTATCCGCACGCATGCGCCGGAAGATTGCGGCATCAAGATCATTTACGGTCATGAGGTCGAAGACATGTCGGCAGCAGCGATCGCCGATGAGATCCTGAAGCGTACCAATGGCAGCAAGACCTATCTGACCTTCGACATCGACTGTCTCGATCCGGCCTTCGCACCGGGAACCGGCACGCCGGTCGCAGGCGGACCTTCGTCGGCAAAGATGCTTTCGGTGCTGCGCAAGCTGACAGCTCTTGACTTCGTGGGCGCCGATGTGGTCGAGGTTGCACCAGCCTACGACCATGCCGATATAACAGCAATCGCGGGAGCGACGATCGCAATGTACTATCTGGGCCTTCTGGCCGAACGGCAAGAACGACGATGA
- a CDS encoding antibiotic biosynthesis monooxygenase family protein translates to MSSSATSNRFAVTPEPPYLIVTFASQRVAGEDNGYGDMAVQMGELAARQPGYLGIESARDAEGFGITNSFWADEESIRAWKRDVDHLVAQKLGRQKWYEIYRVRIGRVERAYGFDAKSE, encoded by the coding sequence ATGTCCTCGTCCGCAACATCGAACCGCTTTGCCGTAACGCCGGAACCTCCCTATCTGATCGTCACCTTTGCGTCGCAACGTGTCGCTGGTGAGGATAACGGCTACGGCGACATGGCGGTTCAGATGGGTGAGCTTGCAGCCAGGCAGCCGGGCTATCTCGGCATTGAAAGCGCGCGCGATGCGGAAGGCTTCGGCATCACCAACTCGTTCTGGGCAGACGAAGAGAGCATCAGAGCATGGAAGCGCGATGTGGACCATCTGGTGGCGCAGAAGCTCGGTCGCCAGAAATGGTACGAAATCTATCGCGTGCGTATCGGTCGCGTCGAACGCGCTTACGGGTTTGATGCCAAGAGCGAATGA
- a CDS encoding 5'-nucleotidase, lipoprotein e(P4) family, whose amino-acid sequence MRKTFLTISTIMACSAALGGCATDQRTASFQLEQQNVSAINWMQQSGEYDALAYQAFNGARRAFDAAKPAKGKRKAVIVDVDETMIDNTAYAGWRVKQGVPYTEKTWARWMAAEQAHPIAGAVEFAMHVSANGGTMFYVSNRDAKSFAATTANIRSLGFPGVSAKTLLLNSGQSNKQDRFDSVRAAGYDVVVYVGDNLNDFGAATYHKNNQQRRAFVEANREAFGTKFFMLPNPSYGDWVAGMAPDYYKQPPEKQLEINRKSIRGWAG is encoded by the coding sequence ATGCGAAAAACGTTTCTTACGATCTCGACCATTATGGCCTGCTCCGCAGCCCTTGGGGGCTGTGCAACAGACCAGCGCACCGCAAGCTTTCAGCTGGAGCAGCAGAATGTAAGCGCAATCAACTGGATGCAACAATCAGGCGAGTATGATGCGCTGGCTTATCAGGCGTTCAACGGCGCGCGCCGGGCCTTCGATGCGGCAAAGCCGGCGAAGGGGAAGAGGAAAGCCGTGATTGTCGATGTCGACGAGACGATGATCGATAATACCGCCTATGCCGGATGGCGCGTCAAGCAAGGCGTGCCGTACACGGAGAAGACATGGGCGCGCTGGATGGCCGCTGAACAGGCACATCCAATTGCCGGTGCGGTGGAGTTTGCAATGCATGTCAGCGCGAATGGCGGCACGATGTTTTATGTCTCGAACCGCGATGCGAAGTCGTTTGCGGCGACGACAGCGAACATCAGGAGCCTGGGATTTCCCGGTGTATCAGCGAAAACGCTCTTGTTGAATAGCGGCCAGTCCAACAAGCAGGATCGTTTCGACAGTGTCAGGGCTGCGGGATATGACGTCGTCGTCTATGTCGGTGACAATCTCAACGATTTCGGCGCTGCGACCTATCACAAGAATAACCAGCAGCGACGCGCTTTCGTCGAGGCCAACCGCGAAGCGTTCGGCACAAAGTTCTTCATGCTGCCCAATCCGAGCTACGGAGACTGGGTTGCCGGAATGGCGCCGGATTATTATAAGCAGCCGCCTGAAAAACAGCTCGAGATCAACCGCAAGTCCATCCGTGGCTGGGCGGGCTGA